In the genome of Pseudomonas bubulae, one region contains:
- a CDS encoding LLM class flavin-dependent oxidoreductase, producing the protein MSKKKILINAFNMNCIGHINHGLWTHPRDNSTTFNTLEYWTELAQLLERGLFDGLFIADIVGVYDVYQQSVDMPLKEAIQLPVNDPLLLVSAMAAVTKNLGFGLTANLTYDTPYLFARRMSTLDHLTRGRVGWNIVTGYLDSAAKAMGLTEQVEHDRRYDQADEYLQVLYKLWEGSWENDAVLNDPARRIYARPDKVHKIKHEGEFYQVEGYHLCAPSPQRTPVLFQAGSSDRGLVFAGRHAECVFISGQTKAATRAQVDKVRASAVAAGRNPDDIKLFMGINVIVAPTEAQALAKRDEYLSYASAEAGVAHFSSSTGIDFADYELDEPIQYVKSNAIQSATKVLQNNDWTRRKLLEQHALGGRYITLVGSPAQVADELESWIAETGLDGFNLTRIVTPESYVDFIDLVVPELQRRGSYKTAYDTGSLRQKLFVEGDAHLPQRHTGAAFRHSA; encoded by the coding sequence ATGAGCAAAAAGAAGATTCTGATCAATGCCTTCAACATGAACTGCATTGGTCATATCAACCACGGTCTGTGGACTCATCCACGTGACAACTCGACCACCTTCAACACCCTTGAATACTGGACTGAGTTGGCGCAGCTGCTGGAACGCGGGCTGTTCGACGGGCTTTTTATCGCCGATATCGTGGGGGTGTACGACGTTTATCAACAATCGGTTGATATGCCACTCAAAGAGGCGATCCAGCTACCGGTCAATGATCCCCTGCTGCTGGTTTCGGCGATGGCTGCCGTCACCAAGAACCTCGGTTTTGGCCTGACCGCCAACCTGACCTACGACACGCCGTATTTATTCGCGCGTCGCATGTCGACCCTGGACCACCTGACCCGCGGTCGCGTGGGCTGGAATATTGTTACCGGCTACCTCGACAGTGCAGCCAAAGCCATGGGCCTGACCGAACAGGTCGAGCATGACCGGCGCTACGATCAGGCCGATGAGTACCTGCAAGTGCTCTACAAGCTATGGGAAGGCAGCTGGGAAAACGACGCCGTGCTCAATGACCCGGCCCGGCGCATCTATGCCCGGCCCGACAAGGTGCACAAGATCAAACACGAAGGTGAGTTCTATCAGGTGGAGGGTTATCACCTTTGCGCACCGTCGCCGCAACGCACCCCGGTGCTGTTTCAGGCGGGCAGCTCGGATCGCGGCCTGGTGTTTGCCGGTCGCCATGCCGAGTGCGTGTTTATCAGCGGGCAGACCAAGGCAGCGACCAGAGCCCAGGTCGACAAGGTGCGCGCCAGCGCTGTGGCTGCGGGCCGCAACCCGGACGACATCAAGCTGTTTATGGGGATCAACGTGATCGTGGCGCCGACCGAGGCCCAGGCATTGGCCAAGCGTGACGAGTACCTGAGCTATGCCAGTGCCGAAGCCGGCGTGGCGCACTTTTCCAGCTCCACGGGTATCGACTTTGCCGATTACGAACTGGACGAGCCGATCCAGTACGTGAAGAGCAACGCGATCCAGTCCGCCACCAAAGTGCTGCAAAACAACGACTGGACCCGGCGCAAGCTGCTCGAACAGCACGCCCTGGGCGGGCGTTACATCACGCTGGTGGGTTCGCCTGCGCAAGTGGCCGACGAGCTGGAATCCTGGATTGCAGAAACCGGCCTGGACGGGTTCAACCTGACCCGCATCGTCACCCCTGAAAGCTACGTCGATTTTATCGACTTGGTGGTCCCCGAACTGCAGCGCCGGGGCTCTTATAAAACCGCTTATGACACTGGCAGCCTGCGTCAGAAGCTGTTTGTGGAAGGCGATGCGCACTTGCCGCAACGCCATACAGGTGCGGCCTTCAGGCACAGCGCATAA
- a CDS encoding MetQ/NlpA family ABC transporter substrate-binding protein has protein sequence MNKKHALVLALGLFSGLLHAADKPLKVGTTAAFAIPLETAVAEADKQGLKVELVEFTDWIAPNVSLASGDIDVNYFQHIPFLENAKAAAGFDLAPYAKGIINNVGLYSKKYKSLDALPEGATVAIANDPINSGRGLQLLAKAGLITLKPGVGYKATEEDIIANPKKIKILQVEAVQLVRAYDDADLVQGYPAYIRLSKTFDAESALLFDGIDHPEYVIQFVIQPKNKDDPRLAKFIDIYQHSPVVKAALDKTYGTLYQPGWGG, from the coding sequence ATGAACAAAAAACACGCACTGGTTCTGGCCCTCGGGCTGTTTAGCGGTTTGCTCCACGCGGCCGATAAGCCGCTCAAGGTCGGCACCACCGCCGCGTTCGCCATTCCCCTGGAAACCGCAGTGGCCGAGGCCGACAAGCAAGGGCTCAAGGTCGAGCTGGTGGAGTTCACCGACTGGATCGCACCCAACGTCAGCCTGGCCAGCGGCGATATCGATGTGAATTACTTCCAGCACATCCCGTTCCTGGAAAACGCCAAGGCCGCCGCCGGGTTCGATTTGGCACCCTACGCCAAAGGCATCATCAACAACGTGGGCCTGTACTCGAAAAAATACAAAAGCCTCGACGCCCTGCCTGAAGGCGCAACTGTTGCCATCGCCAATGACCCGATCAATAGCGGGCGTGGCCTGCAACTGCTGGCCAAGGCCGGGCTGATTACACTCAAGCCGGGCGTTGGCTACAAGGCGACGGAAGAGGACATCATCGCCAACCCGAAAAAGATCAAGATCCTGCAGGTTGAGGCCGTGCAACTGGTACGCGCCTACGACGATGCCGACCTGGTGCAGGGTTATCCAGCCTACATTCGCCTGTCGAAAACCTTCGATGCCGAGTCGGCCTTGCTGTTCGACGGCATCGATCACCCCGAGTATGTGATTCAGTTCGTGATCCAGCCCAAGAACAAAGACGACCCGCGTCTGGCCAAATTTATTGATATCTATCAGCACTCGCCAGTGGTCAAAGCTGCGCTGGATAAGACCTACGGCACTCTGTACCAGCCCGGCTGGGGAGGCTGA
- a CDS encoding methionine ABC transporter ATP-binding protein has protein sequence MNVAIARERLDQPQPGANHTELHPELSHAHVRFIGIGKTYDGRQGPVDALTGIDLAIQRGEIFGIIGRSGAGKSSLIRTINRLEQPTRGRVLIDQVDIASFDEDKLVALRRKIGMIFQHFNLMSAKTVWQNVELPLKVAGVPKLQREQKVRELLELVGLQGKHTAYPAQLSGGQKQRVGIARALVHDPAILLCDEATSALDPETTQSILGLLREINQRLGLTIILITHEMAVIRDICHRVVVLEQGRVVEQGPVWQVFGDPQHDVSKTLLAPLQATLPEALRNRISAQAQSAQASVILRLRFTGRQAQEPDLGALFSALGGQVRLLHGGVEHIQGHALGQLLLSVTSTSLGAEELRKRAGQWAQQVEVVGYGI, from the coding sequence ATGAATGTGGCCATTGCTCGCGAGCGGCTCGATCAGCCGCAGCCCGGCGCCAACCACACCGAGCTGCACCCTGAGTTGAGCCACGCCCATGTGCGTTTTATCGGTATCGGCAAAACATATGACGGCCGCCAGGGCCCTGTGGATGCCCTCACGGGTATTGATCTGGCAATCCAGCGCGGGGAGATCTTCGGCATCATCGGGCGCAGCGGTGCTGGCAAGTCGTCGTTGATTCGCACCATCAACCGCCTCGAACAGCCTACCCGCGGCCGCGTGCTGATCGATCAGGTCGATATCGCCAGCTTTGACGAAGACAAGCTGGTGGCGCTGCGGCGCAAGATCGGCATGATCTTCCAGCACTTCAACCTGATGTCGGCCAAAACCGTATGGCAGAACGTCGAGTTGCCACTCAAGGTGGCGGGCGTGCCCAAGCTGCAACGGGAGCAGAAGGTGCGTGAGCTGCTGGAGCTGGTTGGCCTGCAAGGCAAGCACACGGCTTACCCGGCGCAACTGTCGGGCGGGCAAAAACAGCGTGTGGGCATTGCCCGTGCGCTGGTGCACGATCCGGCGATTTTGCTGTGCGATGAAGCCACCTCGGCCCTGGACCCCGAAACCACTCAGTCGATCCTCGGTCTGCTGCGCGAAATCAACCAGCGCCTGGGCCTGACCATCATCCTCATTACCCATGAAATGGCCGTGATTCGTGATATCTGTCACCGCGTAGTGGTACTGGAGCAAGGTCGCGTGGTCGAGCAAGGCCCTGTGTGGCAGGTCTTCGGCGATCCTCAGCATGACGTCAGCAAGACCCTGCTGGCGCCTTTGCAGGCGACCCTGCCTGAAGCGCTGCGTAACCGTATTTCGGCGCAGGCACAGTCCGCACAAGCCAGCGTGATCTTGCGCCTGCGTTTTACCGGCCGGCAGGCCCAAGAGCCTGACCTGGGCGCGCTGTTCAGCGCGCTGGGAGGGCAAGTGCGACTGCTCCACGGCGGCGTCGAACACATCCAGGGGCATGCCCTGGGGCAACTGCTGCTCAGCGTAACCAGCACTTCGCTGGGCGCCGAAGAGCTGCGCAAACGGGCCGGGCAATGGGCACAACAGGTCGAGGTAGTGGGCTATGGGATTTGA
- a CDS encoding methionine ABC transporter permease, producing the protein MGFDRLWQGVIDTFLMVGVSSLIALVLGIPLAVILVTSGKGGIYQAPTLNKALGAFVNLFRSIPFLILMVALIPFTRLIVGTTYGVWAAVVPLTIAATPFFARIAEVSLREVDHGLIEAAQAMGCKRHHIIWHVLLPEALPGIVGGFTITLVTMINSSAMAGAIGAGGLGDIAYRYGYQRFDSQVMLTVIVLLVILVAVIQLGGDRLALALNKR; encoded by the coding sequence ATGGGATTTGATCGTTTATGGCAGGGGGTGATCGACACCTTCCTGATGGTCGGTGTGTCGTCGCTGATCGCGCTGGTTCTGGGCATACCGCTGGCGGTGATCCTTGTCACCAGCGGCAAAGGCGGGATTTATCAAGCCCCCACACTGAACAAGGCTCTGGGTGCGTTCGTCAATCTGTTCCGTTCAATCCCGTTTCTGATTTTGATGGTGGCATTGATCCCGTTCACCCGCCTGATTGTGGGCACTACCTACGGCGTATGGGCGGCGGTCGTACCGCTGACCATCGCCGCCACACCGTTTTTTGCACGCATAGCTGAAGTCAGCTTGCGTGAGGTGGATCACGGTTTGATCGAGGCCGCCCAGGCCATGGGCTGTAAGCGCCATCACATTATCTGGCACGTACTGTTGCCCGAAGCCTTACCCGGCATCGTCGGCGGTTTTACCATCACCCTGGTAACGATGATCAATTCGTCTGCCATGGCCGGTGCGATTGGTGCCGGCGGGCTGGGTGACATCGCGTACCGCTATGGTTACCAGCGCTTCGACTCGCAGGTGATGCTGACCGTGATCGTATTGCTGGTGATTCTGGTGGCCGTGATTCAGCTGGGTGGTGACCGCCTGGCCCTGGCACTGAACAAACGCTGA
- a CDS encoding bifunctional 2-polyprenyl-6-hydroxyphenol methylase/3-demethylubiquinol 3-O-methyltransferase UbiG, giving the protein MTLDAKTLEQIAATTLSHYQQSAEGFREGTRDHDVSQNIDALLRHIQGSAPFTVLDFGCGPGRDLQAFTRLGHVAIGLDGTERFTQMAREDSGCEVWHQDFLKLDLPAERFDGIFANASLFHVPTQELGQVLGKLHAALKSGGVLLSSNPRGDNREGWNGERYGAYHDLQNWRTMLTAAGFAELEHYYRPAGLPRDQQPWLVSVWRKTL; this is encoded by the coding sequence ATGACCCTCGATGCAAAAACTCTCGAACAGATTGCCGCCACGACCCTGAGCCACTATCAACAGAGCGCCGAGGGCTTTCGTGAAGGCACCCGCGACCATGACGTGAGCCAGAACATCGACGCCCTGTTGCGTCATATTCAAGGTTCGGCGCCCTTCACTGTCCTGGATTTCGGCTGCGGACCGGGTCGCGACCTGCAGGCTTTCACCCGCCTCGGGCATGTGGCAATCGGGCTGGACGGCACCGAACGCTTCACCCAAATGGCCCGCGAAGACAGCGGCTGTGAAGTGTGGCACCAGGACTTCCTCAAGCTCGACTTGCCCGCTGAACGCTTCGACGGCATCTTCGCCAATGCTTCGCTGTTCCATGTGCCGACCCAGGAACTGGGCCAGGTGCTGGGCAAGCTGCATGCAGCCCTGAAATCCGGCGGCGTACTGCTCAGTTCCAACCCGCGCGGCGACAACCGCGAAGGCTGGAACGGTGAGCGTTACGGGGCTTATCACGATCTGCAGAACTGGCGGACGATGCTGACGGCTGCAGGGTTTGCCGAGCTGGAGCACTACTACCGCCCGGCGGGCTTGCCCCGTGACCAGCAACCGTGGCTGGTGAGTGTGTGGCGTAAAACCCTGTAA
- a CDS encoding nucleoside recognition domain-containing protein, whose amino-acid sequence MLNGLWLSFFVVATVSALAQWLVGGNAGIFSAIVESIFAMAKLSVEVMILLFGTLTLWLGFLRIAEKAGIVDWLGRALGPLFKRLMPEVPPGHPALGFITLNFAANGLGLDNAATPIGLKAMRALQELNPSPTSASNAQILFLVLNASSLTLLPVTIFMYRAQQGAPDPTLVFLPILLATSASTLVGLLSVAIVQRLRLWDPVVLAYLVPGALILGGFMALLATLSATALASLSSILGNLTLFGLIMLFLVIGALRKVKVYEAFVEGAKEGFDVAKNLLPYLVAMLCAVGVLRASGALDFGLDGIRHVVEWLGWDTRFVDALPTAMVKPFSGSAARALLIETMQTQGVDSFPALVAATVQGSTETTFYVLAVYFGAVGIQRARHAVGCALLAEFAGVVAAIAVCYWFFG is encoded by the coding sequence ATGCTCAACGGCCTATGGCTCAGCTTTTTCGTCGTCGCTACGGTGTCGGCGCTCGCCCAATGGCTGGTGGGGGGCAACGCGGGGATCTTCTCGGCGATCGTGGAAAGCATCTTCGCCATGGCCAAGTTGTCCGTCGAAGTGATGATCTTGCTCTTCGGCACCCTGACGTTATGGCTCGGCTTCCTGCGCATTGCCGAAAAAGCCGGCATCGTCGATTGGCTGGGCAGGGCCCTGGGACCTCTGTTCAAGCGCCTGATGCCGGAAGTCCCGCCTGGGCATCCGGCGCTGGGCTTTATCACCCTGAACTTCGCCGCCAACGGCCTGGGGCTGGATAACGCGGCCACGCCCATCGGCCTCAAGGCCATGCGTGCCCTGCAAGAGCTCAACCCGAGCCCGACCAGTGCGAGTAATGCACAGATCCTGTTTCTGGTGCTCAACGCCTCGTCCCTGACCCTGCTGCCGGTCACTATCTTCATGTACCGTGCCCAGCAAGGGGCGCCGGACCCGACACTGGTATTCCTGCCGATCCTGCTGGCCACCAGCGCCTCGACCCTGGTCGGCTTGCTGTCGGTGGCCATTGTCCAGCGCCTGCGTCTGTGGGACCCGGTGGTGCTGGCGTACCTGGTGCCTGGCGCGCTGATCCTGGGCGGTTTCATGGCATTGCTGGCGACCCTGTCAGCCACGGCGCTGGCCAGCTTGTCGTCGATCCTGGGCAACCTCACGCTGTTCGGCCTGATCATGCTGTTTCTGGTGATCGGGGCGCTGCGCAAGGTCAAGGTCTACGAAGCGTTTGTGGAAGGGGCCAAGGAAGGCTTCGACGTCGCGAAAAACCTGTTGCCGTATCTGGTGGCGATGCTGTGCGCGGTGGGTGTGCTGCGTGCTTCCGGGGCACTGGATTTTGGCCTGGACGGTATTCGCCATGTGGTTGAGTGGCTGGGTTGGGATACGCGCTTTGTCGATGCGCTGCCAACGGCCATGGTCAAACCCTTTTCGGGCAGTGCGGCGCGGGCCTTGCTGATCGAGACCATGCAGACCCAGGGGGTGGACAGCTTCCCGGCGCTAGTGGCGGCCACGGTGCAGGGCAGCACGGAAACCACGTTCTATGTGCTGGCGGTGTACTTCGGCGCCGTGGGCATCCAGCGTGCCCGGCATGCGGTGGGTTGCGCCCTGCTGGCCGAGTTTGCCGGCGTGGTGGCGGCGATTGCGGTGTGCTACTGGTTCTTCGGCTAA
- the gltP gene encoding glutamate/aspartate:proton symporter GltP, with the protein MKKAKLSLAWQILIGLVLGIAIGALLNHFSAEKAWWISNVLQPAGDIFIRLIKMIVIPIVISSLVVGIAGVGDAKKLGRIGFKTIIYFEVVTTIAILVGLVLANVFQPGAGIDMSTLGTVDISKYAATAAEVTHEHAFIETILNLIPSNIFAAMARGEMLPIIFFSVLFGLGLSSLNAELRDPLVKTFQGVSESMFKVTHMIMNYAPIGVFALIAVTVANFGFASLVPLAKLVLLVYGAILFFAVAVLGLIAKLFGFSVFKLIRIFKDELVLAYSTASSETVLPRVIEKMEAYGCPKAICSFVVPTGYSFNLDGSTLYQSIAAIFIAQLYGIDLSISQQLLLVLTLMVTSKGIAGVPGVSFVVLLATLGSVGIPLEGLAFIAGVDRVMDMARTALNVIGNALAVLVISRWEGMYDNAKGERYWNSLPHWRSKEALPKGE; encoded by the coding sequence ATGAAGAAGGCAAAACTTAGCCTCGCCTGGCAGATCCTGATTGGTCTGGTCCTCGGGATTGCAATCGGCGCGCTGCTTAACCATTTCAGTGCTGAAAAGGCCTGGTGGATCAGTAACGTTCTGCAACCTGCCGGCGATATCTTTATCCGTCTGATCAAGATGATCGTAATCCCAATCGTGATTTCTTCACTGGTTGTCGGGATTGCAGGCGTGGGAGATGCGAAGAAACTCGGTCGTATCGGTTTTAAAACCATCATTTACTTCGAGGTGGTCACCACCATCGCGATCCTGGTCGGCCTGGTGCTGGCCAACGTGTTCCAACCCGGTGCCGGTATCGACATGAGCACCCTGGGCACGGTCGATATTTCCAAGTACGCAGCCACGGCAGCTGAAGTCACGCATGAACATGCGTTTATCGAGACCATCCTCAACCTGATTCCATCGAACATCTTCGCGGCCATGGCTCGCGGTGAGATGTTGCCGATCATCTTCTTCTCGGTGCTCTTCGGTCTCGGTTTGTCGAGCCTGAACGCCGAACTGCGCGACCCGCTGGTGAAAACCTTCCAGGGCGTGTCCGAGTCGATGTTCAAAGTCACTCACATGATCATGAACTACGCGCCAATCGGTGTGTTCGCCCTGATCGCCGTGACCGTCGCCAACTTCGGTTTCGCCTCGCTGGTGCCTCTGGCCAAGCTGGTGCTGCTGGTTTACGGCGCCATCCTGTTCTTCGCCGTTGCGGTGCTGGGCCTGATTGCCAAGCTGTTCGGCTTCTCGGTGTTCAAGCTGATCCGTATCTTCAAGGATGAACTGGTTCTGGCTTACTCCACCGCCAGCTCCGAAACCGTGCTGCCACGCGTGATCGAGAAGATGGAAGCCTACGGCTGCCCGAAAGCGATCTGCAGCTTTGTGGTACCGACCGGCTACTCGTTCAACCTTGACGGCTCGACCCTGTACCAGAGCATCGCGGCAATCTTTATCGCCCAGCTGTATGGCATCGACTTGTCGATCAGCCAGCAACTGCTGCTGGTACTGACCCTGATGGTGACCTCCAAAGGCATCGCCGGTGTACCAGGCGTATCCTTCGTGGTACTGCTGGCGACCCTGGGCAGCGTGGGTATCCCGCTGGAAGGCCTGGCCTTTATCGCCGGTGTTGACCGTGTGATGGACATGGCCCGTACGGCCCTGAACGTGATCGGTAACGCCCTGGCGGTACTGGTAATCTCCCGTTGGGAAGGCATGTACGACAACGCCAAGGGCGAGCGCTACTGGAACTCGCTGCCGCACTGGCGCAGCAAGGAAGCCCTGCCAAAAGGTGAGTAA
- a CDS encoding DUF1328 domain-containing protein: MLSWAITFLIIAIIAAVLGFGGIAGTATGIAKILFVVFLVMFVVSFIFGRRGRG; the protein is encoded by the coding sequence ATGTTGAGTTGGGCCATTACCTTCCTGATTATCGCCATCATCGCTGCTGTCCTTGGCTTCGGTGGTATTGCGGGCACCGCTACCGGCATTGCCAAGATTCTCTTTGTCGTGTTCCTGGTGATGTTTGTGGTGTCCTTTATCTTTGGTCGCCGCGGTCGAGGCTAG
- the algB gene encoding sigma-54-dependent response regulator transcription factor AlgB, which translates to MDSAKEQQGRILLVDDESAILRTFRYCLEDEGYTVATANSAAQADALLQRQVFDLCFLDLRLGEDNGLDVLAQMRIQAPWMRVVIVTAHSAVDTAVDAIQAGAADYLVKPCSPDQLRLATAKQLEVRQLAARLEALEGEVRKPKEGLDSHSPAMMAVLETARQVAGTDANILILGESGTGKGELARAIHGWSKRAKKSCVTINCPSLTAELMESELFGHTRGAFTGASESTLGRVNQADGGTLFLDEIGDFPLALQPKLLRFIQDKEYERVGDPVTRRADVRILAATNLHLEDMVRDGRFREDLLYRLNVITLHLPPLRERSEDILTLADRFLARFVKEYARPARGFSEEARRALANYRWPGNIRELRNVVERASIICPQEVVEVSHLGMAEQTVPNAPRIGAALSLDQLEKAHIGAVLATSETLDQAAKTLGIDASTLYRKRKQYNL; encoded by the coding sequence ATGGATTCAGCCAAAGAGCAACAGGGCCGCATTCTGCTGGTCGACGATGAGTCCGCCATCCTGCGTACATTCCGCTATTGCCTCGAAGACGAGGGCTACACTGTCGCCACCGCTAACAGCGCAGCGCAGGCCGACGCACTGCTGCAACGACAGGTGTTCGATCTGTGTTTTCTCGATCTGCGCCTGGGCGAAGACAACGGTCTGGATGTGCTGGCTCAAATGCGTATCCAGGCGCCGTGGATGCGTGTTGTGATAGTCACTGCCCACTCGGCCGTCGATACAGCCGTTGATGCGATCCAGGCAGGTGCCGCCGATTATCTGGTCAAGCCGTGCAGCCCCGACCAGCTAAGGCTGGCCACGGCCAAGCAACTGGAAGTGCGCCAGTTGGCGGCCCGGCTTGAAGCCCTGGAGGGTGAAGTACGCAAGCCCAAAGAAGGCCTCGACTCCCATAGCCCGGCCATGATGGCGGTGCTCGAAACCGCCCGCCAGGTGGCCGGTACGGATGCCAATATTCTTATTCTGGGCGAGTCGGGTACCGGTAAGGGGGAACTGGCACGCGCAATCCACGGCTGGAGCAAACGGGCGAAAAAGTCCTGTGTCACGATCAATTGTCCGTCACTGACGGCCGAGCTGATGGAAAGCGAACTGTTTGGCCATACCCGTGGAGCCTTTACCGGTGCCAGCGAAAGCACCCTGGGCCGGGTGAATCAGGCCGATGGCGGTACCTTGTTCCTCGATGAAATCGGCGATTTCCCGCTGGCCCTACAGCCAAAACTGCTGCGCTTTATTCAGGACAAAGAATACGAGCGCGTCGGCGACCCCGTTACCCGCCGCGCCGATGTACGGATTCTGGCCGCCACCAACCTCCACCTTGAGGACATGGTGCGCGATGGCCGCTTCCGTGAAGACCTGCTCTACCGTCTCAACGTGATCACCCTGCATTTGCCGCCGCTGCGCGAGCGCAGTGAGGATATCCTGACCCTGGCCGACCGTTTCCTGGCCCGTTTCGTCAAGGAATATGCTCGCCCTGCCCGCGGCTTCAGTGAGGAAGCCCGCCGGGCCCTGGCCAATTACCGTTGGCCGGGCAATATCCGCGAGTTGCGCAATGTGGTTGAGCGCGCGAGTATTATTTGCCCGCAGGAAGTGGTTGAAGTCAGCCATCTGGGCATGGCCGAACAAACGGTACCCAACGCCCCGCGCATTGGCGCTGCTCTGAGCCTCGATCAACTGGAGAAAGCCCATATCGGCGCCGTCCTGGCCACCAGTGAAACCCTGGATCAGGCAGCAAAAACCCTGGGTATCGATGCCTCGACGCTGTACCGCAAACGTAAGCAGTACAACCTGTGA
- a CDS encoding ATP-binding protein, whose product MKLAIKLRTRLFLSISALITVALLGLLLGVVSVMQMAKTQEALIRNNFITLDLGLKLRQSLGDQLVMMLHNQPDPEALKSSAREYLKLLDEGIEHERKNNLHSGFAQAREDYSSFLLAFNKASDAQLNLSNDKDLTSRFNQLRNGLITEHRRALDTIYAAQAAARDRALVVAALLGLVGIAVLIIGFITAHGIARRFGAPIEALAKAADNIGKGNFEVVLPLSSATEMNLLTRRFGIMAEALRQHQATNIDELLAGQQRLQAVLDSIDDGLLMIDQQGRLEHLNPVAQRQLGWDEGRLGQSLGEALQRPELDQQLQTVLRGGSLERLPEDLSVDIEGETRLLTYSLTPVSQPKGPILGAVMVLHDVTEQRAFERVRSEFVLRASHELRTPVTGMHMAFGLFLERSRFDPQSRETDLLNTVNEEMQRLMQLINDLLNFSRYQNGMQKLTLAPCSVEHMLEDARVRFADRARVKNVELLVQLQQPLPELRADQAQLERVLDNLLDNALRHTASGGQICLQARRHGERVIISIEDNGEGIAYSQQGRIFEPFVQVGRKKGGAGLGLALCKEIVQLHGGRIGVYSRPGQGTQFYMALPLL is encoded by the coding sequence ATGAAACTTGCGATCAAGCTGCGCACCCGCCTGTTCCTGAGCATTTCCGCGTTAATCACGGTGGCGCTGCTTGGCCTGTTGCTTGGCGTCGTCAGCGTGATGCAAATGGCGAAAACCCAGGAAGCGCTGATTCGTAACAACTTCATTACCCTCGATCTGGGCCTGAAACTGCGTCAGTCGCTGGGCGATCAGTTGGTGATGATGCTGCACAACCAGCCAGATCCTGAAGCGCTGAAGTCATCAGCCCGGGAGTATTTGAAGCTGCTCGACGAGGGCATCGAGCATGAGCGTAAAAACAATCTGCATAGCGGTTTTGCCCAGGCCCGGGAGGATTACAGCAGTTTTTTGCTGGCCTTCAACAAGGCCAGCGACGCGCAACTGAACCTGAGCAATGACAAGGATCTGACCAGCCGCTTCAATCAACTGCGCAACGGTCTGATTACCGAACACCGTCGTGCGCTCGACACCATATATGCCGCCCAGGCCGCAGCCCGGGATCGCGCCTTGGTCGTCGCCGCCTTGCTCGGCCTGGTCGGCATTGCCGTGCTGATCATCGGCTTTATCACTGCCCACGGTATTGCCAGGCGTTTTGGTGCCCCGATCGAGGCACTGGCCAAGGCCGCGGATAACATTGGCAAAGGCAATTTCGAAGTGGTGTTGCCGCTCTCCTCGGCCACAGAGATGAACCTGCTGACGCGGCGCTTTGGGATTATGGCCGAGGCATTGCGCCAGCATCAGGCAACCAACATCGACGAGCTGCTGGCGGGCCAGCAGCGGCTGCAAGCGGTACTCGACAGTATCGATGACGGGTTGTTGATGATCGATCAGCAAGGCCGGCTGGAGCACTTGAACCCCGTCGCACAGCGCCAGCTGGGTTGGGATGAAGGGCGATTGGGGCAGTCGCTGGGTGAGGCCTTGCAACGTCCGGAACTCGACCAGCAACTGCAAACAGTACTGCGCGGAGGCAGTCTTGAGCGCTTGCCGGAAGACTTGAGCGTCGACATTGAAGGCGAAACCCGACTCCTGACCTACAGCTTGACCCCGGTGAGCCAGCCCAAGGGGCCTATCCTCGGCGCCGTCATGGTGCTGCACGACGTCACCGAGCAGCGTGCCTTTGAGCGGGTACGCAGCGAGTTCGTGTTGCGGGCCTCCCATGAGTTGCGCACCCCCGTCACCGGCATGCATATGGCGTTCGGGTTGTTTCTGGAGCGTTCACGCTTTGATCCCCAGTCACGGGAAACCGACCTGCTCAACACCGTCAACGAAGAAATGCAGCGCCTGATGCAGTTGATCAATGACCTGCTGAACTTCTCCCGCTATCAAAACGGCATGCAGAAGCTGACGCTGGCCCCTTGCAGTGTCGAACACATGCTCGAGGACGCCCGTGTCCGTTTCGCCGACCGTGCGCGGGTAAAAAATGTCGAGCTGCTGGTGCAGCTGCAACAACCGCTACCTGAGTTGCGGGCCGATCAGGCCCAGTTGGAGCGGGTGCTGGACAACCTGCTGGACAACGCCTTGCGCCACACCGCCAGTGGCGGGCAGATCTGCCTGCAGGCCAGGCGCCATGGGGAACGGGTGATTATCAGCATCGAAGACAATGGCGAAGGCATTGCCTATAGCCAACAAGGGCGGATTTTTGAGCCCTTTGTGCAAGTGGGGCGCAAAAAGGGTGGCGCCGGCCTTGGGCTGGCACTGTGCAAAGAGATTGTGCAACTGCATGGCGGGCGCATTGGGGTGTATTCGCGTCCAGGGCAAGGCACACAATTTTACATGGCCCTGCCATTGCTCTAG